The DNA segment AGGGAGATTGCCGTATCCACGCTTATCCTGAGCGGGGACGACCGAAGGAGGTCGAGAAAATCTTTGATTTTCGAGGTCCGGTGGCTGCGACCGAAGGGAGCATGAAAAAGCCATCAGGCTTTCGAGGTAGTCCCCCGGCACAGGCACTCCAGAACAGGATATCTACAGAGTTCTCTTCGTAAAGTGATCGCTCTACGCGATGGCCCTACAGAGCCACAAAATAGCCCATTTTCCAGAAACAGGGGATCATTCCCCGACCACGATATCGTACACCGCGTGCCACTCGGCCGGCGAATAACTCCGCACCTGTCTCTCGGCGACCTCCGCAACAGGGAAGGCGCGGATGGCATCGAGGTACTTCCCTTCCTCGTCCTGGAGAGCGTAGAAGTGGATGGTGCCGCCCGGCCTGCAGAGGGCGAAGGCGGCGGAGAGGAAGTGGGAGGACTCCATCGGGAGGTTCATGATCACCCGGTCGAAGGTCCGACCGAAGATGCCGGGAAGATGGGCGGCGTCGGCGAGCATGGGCAGGACGTTCTTTTTCCTGTTCATCGCAATGTTCTCGCAGAGCAGGGAGACGGCCGCGGGGTTGAGGTCAGCGGCGATGACCAGGGAGGCCTGGTCGGCAAGGGAGATCGCGAAAGGCCCGACGCCCGCGAACATGTCGACAACACGCTCGCCCTCCCGCATCGCGGACTGTACACGCTGCCTCTCCGTGGAGAGGCGGGCCGAGAAGTAGGCGTGCGCAAGGTCCACCGCAAAGCGGTGGCCGTGCTCGGTGACGACGGTCCGCGTCGTCTCCTCCCCGGCAAGGATCGCAAACTCCCGCGTCCTGAACTCCCCCTCCACCGGGCTTGTCGGGTACAGGACAGTGTGGAGGGAGGGGCGGGAATGGAGCACCCGTTCGGCCTCGTCGCTGTCTTCCTCCATGAGGATCGCGATCCCGCCGACGAGTTCGTGGCGGGGGAGTTCCTCCCGCCTGGGGAAGGCGGCGAAGACCGCCTTTTCAGCCCCGTCCGTCTCTTCCA comes from the Methanofollis sp. genome and includes:
- a CDS encoding methyltransferase — protein: MHGEDGDEIWCLRVAKKHAEEARRDLIARELLDRAHRPRAEGDDLLLPLLEETDGAEKAVFAAFPRREELPRHELVGGIAILMEEDSDEAERVLHSRPSLHTVLYPTSPVEGEFRTREFAILAGEETTRTVVTEHGHRFAVDLAHAYFSARLSTERQRVQSAMREGERVVDMFAGVGPFAISLADQASLVIAADLNPAAVSLLCENIAMNRKKNVLPMLADAAHLPGIFGRTFDRVIMNLPMESSHFLSAAFALCRPGGTIHFYALQDEEGKYLDAIRAFPVAEVAERQVRSYSPAEWHAVYDIVVGE